One region of Termitidicoccus mucosus genomic DNA includes:
- a CDS encoding ribonucleotide-diphosphate reductase subunit beta, producing the protein MPDLSTAPLRRIKILDPLSPNRTTAIINGATSGILNWNDIPYPSFYRAYKELSTNFWIPDEVDMKGDAKQYPLLSEREKYAYNAIIGLLATLDSPQTRFIYNVAEYVTDPAVHANTAIIAQQEVIHNESYSYVLASITNLQEQNRVFELARTHPTIIRRNQPIMDAYDTFMTGKTAPHLVRALIQSSILEGINFYSGFAYFYNLVRQNKMTGTGKIISFINRDELAHSKFISEVIRAILGENPELQTDALIDYTHAAFRHAVELESEWSEEVLTGIDGIDVAEMVGYVKYRANKMLGMLGIPEMYPEFGDNTMPWIRAYADNFTQTKTDFFEMRNASYKKTNQDNGFDDL; encoded by the coding sequence ATGCCCGACCTCTCCACCGCTCCCCTCCGCCGCATCAAGATCCTCGATCCGCTCAGCCCCAATCGCACCACCGCCATCATCAACGGCGCCACCAGCGGCATCCTCAACTGGAACGACATCCCTTACCCCTCCTTCTACCGCGCCTACAAGGAGCTCTCCACCAACTTCTGGATACCCGACGAGGTGGACATGAAAGGCGACGCCAAACAATACCCGCTCCTCTCCGAACGCGAAAAATACGCCTACAACGCCATCATCGGCCTGCTCGCCACCCTCGATTCCCCGCAGACGCGCTTCATCTACAACGTCGCCGAATACGTCACCGATCCCGCCGTCCACGCCAACACCGCCATCATCGCGCAGCAGGAGGTCATCCACAACGAGAGCTACTCCTACGTCCTGGCCTCCATCACCAACCTCCAGGAGCAGAATCGCGTCTTCGAACTCGCCCGCACCCACCCCACCATCATCAGGCGCAACCAGCCCATCATGGACGCTTACGACACGTTCATGACCGGCAAAACCGCGCCCCACCTCGTCCGCGCCCTCATCCAGTCGAGCATCCTCGAAGGCATCAACTTCTACAGCGGCTTCGCCTATTTCTACAATCTGGTCCGCCAGAACAAAATGACCGGCACGGGCAAAATCATCAGCTTCATCAACCGCGACGAACTCGCGCATTCGAAATTCATCAGCGAAGTCATCCGCGCCATCCTCGGCGAAAACCCCGAACTCCAGACCGACGCCCTCATCGACTACACGCACGCCGCCTTCCGCCACGCCGTCGAGCTGGAGAGCGAATGGTCGGAGGAAGTCCTAACCGGCATCGACGGCATCGACGTCGCCGAGATGGTCGGCTACGTGAAATACCGCGCCAACAAGATGCTCGGCATGCTCGGCATTCCCGAGATGTATCCAGAATTCGGAGACAATACCATGCCCTGGATTCGCGCCTACGCCGACAACTTCACGCAGACGAAGACCGACTTCTTCGAGATGCGCAACGCCAGCTACAAAAAGACGAACCAGGACAACGGCTTCGACGACTTGTGA
- a CDS encoding flavodoxin has product MRILLAYDSLSGNTREASRLVHGQLAASGHDVAEICVSTIADHPTVLAMQYDLHLLGTWTGGLGRTPAGMKSFVARLSRLPSEFQPKNIALFGTGETQWGMQWFCGALDRLAAYYKTEYPLLKLEQMPSGDSSRRQIAAWVAAVLARRAAASPA; this is encoded by the coding sequence ATGCGCATCCTCCTTGCCTACGACTCCCTCAGCGGCAACACCCGCGAAGCATCCCGGCTCGTGCACGGGCAACTCGCCGCCAGCGGGCACGACGTCGCCGAAATCTGCGTCTCCACCATCGCCGACCATCCCACCGTCCTCGCCATGCAATACGACCTCCACCTCCTCGGCACGTGGACGGGCGGACTCGGCCGCACGCCCGCCGGCATGAAGTCCTTCGTTGCCCGCCTTTCCAGGCTCCCCTCAGAGTTCCAGCCAAAAAACATCGCGCTCTTCGGCACCGGCGAAACCCAATGGGGCATGCAATGGTTCTGCGGCGCCCTCGACCGCCTCGCCGCGTATTACAAAACTGAATACCCGCTCCTGAAGCTTGAGCAAATGCCGTCCGGCGACTCCTCCCGCCGGCAAATCGCCGCCTGGGTCGCCGCCGTCCTCGCCCGTCGCGCCGCCGCCTCCCCGGCCTGA
- a CDS encoding thioredoxin family protein encodes MQTIAITTAAEFEALKQTTPRLLADFWKENCVNCKMLELAFQKLVQTSPEILAPTTLAKLKLEDLGESLFLAHNIRQAPTLVLYQGARENARLSGFIPPEKIASLLSS; translated from the coding sequence ATGCAGACAATCGCCATCACCACCGCCGCCGAATTCGAAGCGCTGAAACAAACCACGCCGCGCCTTCTCGCCGATTTCTGGAAGGAAAACTGCGTGAATTGCAAAATGCTCGAACTCGCCTTCCAGAAACTCGTGCAAACCAGCCCCGAAATCCTCGCGCCCACCACGCTCGCCAAACTCAAGCTCGAAGACCTCGGCGAGTCGCTGTTCCTCGCCCATAACATCCGCCAGGCCCCCACACTTGTCCTCTACCAGGGCGCCCGGGAAAACGCACGGCTCAGCGGTTTTATTCCCCCGGAAAAAATCGCCTCCCTTCTCTCCTCCTGA
- a CDS encoding AAA family ATPase has product MANREQLLRLQGIEGHLRAHLRGQDHVLPRLAAVFVRGELGLTRTDRPRGIFLSVGPTGTGKTESVLLVGQYLFGENLVRRFDLSEYQRPDAIERLLGADGSEGGAIGRAAHGAERRIWLFDELEKAHPKVFDLFIQMLEPGHLTLATGQVVSFRNDYIAFTSNLGAAEAMRMVRSSLTSIERAVLRRVAESLRPEILARIPDKFVFGRLTPEVQREIAALHLAAEVNRLRSVGFDLEVSREVLEFLMREGFHPHLGARPLRQTIEHNLQDAVAEALFSYGIESGKISVNQQGRRLRLIPS; this is encoded by the coding sequence ATGGCAAATCGTGAACAGCTCCTCCGGCTCCAAGGAATTGAGGGGCATCTCCGCGCGCATTTACGTGGACAGGACCACGTGTTGCCCCGTCTGGCTGCGGTGTTCGTTCGCGGCGAACTTGGCCTGACGCGGACAGATCGGCCACGGGGTATTTTTCTCTCCGTCGGCCCGACAGGAACCGGTAAAACGGAGTCGGTTTTACTGGTTGGCCAATATCTCTTCGGAGAGAATTTGGTGCGGAGGTTCGACCTTTCCGAGTATCAGCGCCCCGATGCGATCGAACGCCTGCTGGGGGCCGATGGCTCGGAAGGCGGCGCGATTGGCCGGGCGGCGCACGGAGCAGAGCGCCGCATCTGGCTCTTCGACGAGTTGGAAAAGGCCCACCCCAAAGTTTTCGATCTGTTCATTCAGATGCTGGAACCCGGGCACCTCACGCTGGCCACCGGACAAGTGGTTTCGTTCCGCAATGACTACATCGCCTTCACCTCGAATCTTGGCGCGGCGGAAGCGATGCGCATGGTCCGATCGAGCCTCACCAGCATTGAACGGGCCGTGCTGCGGCGCGTAGCCGAATCCCTGCGTCCCGAAATCCTTGCCCGGATTCCGGACAAGTTCGTTTTCGGACGGTTGACGCCTGAGGTGCAGCGGGAAATCGCCGCATTGCACCTCGCGGCCGAGGTCAACCGTTTGCGATCCGTCGGATTCGACCTGGAGGTCTCCCGGGAGGTATTGGAATTTCTGATGCGCGAGGGATTTCATCCCCACCTAGGCGCGCGCCCCCTGCGGCAGACGATTGAGCACAATCTGCAGGACGCGGTGGCAGAGGCGCTGTTTTCTTATGGGATTGAAAGTGGAAAAATCTCGGTGAATCAGCAAGGGCGTCGATTACGCTTAATCCCGTCCTGA
- a CDS encoding TrbI/VirB10 family protein: MKLDAQFFSSPTGQLVAVGVLAAITMGIVAWQRAHRDVPMSPAKAVAPASLPRVFERTGARFEPPPVPPAPIPVAATTPPVSASIPPVLPLSLFSMPPTFSEEAPFVDAPFGRLIPCETVVTLESNRLETPVIGLVTEDVWHNGRLIIPAGAEVHGRASLDRARERLAVQGRWMIVWRSSGRENGRELRVDGMALDREIAADGQWGSHDGSAGLRGEILRTDDWREIKLFAATFLSVATSALQDTRSTAGLLGETAVPAATARNATLAGTSAILREYAQQLRDVVAHDGFYVRVPAGKPFYLYVTQTLDALDRPATAPATGSMPSQP; encoded by the coding sequence ATGAAACTCGACGCCCAGTTTTTTAGCAGTCCAACCGGACAACTCGTCGCCGTCGGGGTGCTGGCTGCGATCACCATGGGAATCGTCGCTTGGCAGCGTGCTCATCGTGACGTTCCCATGTCTCCGGCAAAGGCAGTCGCGCCTGCGTCATTGCCCAGGGTATTTGAGCGGACTGGTGCCCGCTTCGAACCACCGCCGGTTCCGCCTGCGCCAATTCCGGTAGCGGCGACAACACCCCCCGTATCCGCTTCGATCCCGCCGGTATTGCCACTTTCACTTTTTAGCATGCCCCCGACTTTTTCGGAAGAAGCGCCGTTCGTAGATGCACCCTTCGGCCGTCTGATCCCGTGCGAAACGGTGGTCACGCTCGAGTCGAATCGCCTGGAAACTCCGGTCATCGGTCTGGTTACCGAGGATGTCTGGCATAATGGCCGTCTCATTATCCCGGCCGGCGCCGAGGTGCATGGGCGTGCCTCGCTCGACCGCGCTCGCGAGCGGCTGGCTGTGCAAGGGCGATGGATGATTGTCTGGCGCTCATCTGGCCGCGAGAACGGACGCGAACTTCGCGTCGATGGCATGGCGCTTGATCGTGAAATCGCGGCGGATGGCCAGTGGGGATCGCACGATGGTTCCGCCGGATTGCGGGGCGAAATCCTGCGCACTGACGACTGGCGGGAAATCAAACTTTTCGCGGCAACCTTTCTCTCCGTTGCCACTTCAGCACTTCAGGACACGCGCAGTACGGCGGGCCTGCTCGGCGAAACTGCAGTGCCGGCGGCGACCGCCCGCAATGCTACTCTCGCGGGTACGAGCGCGATTCTCCGCGAATACGCGCAGCAGCTTCGCGATGTCGTGGCCCACGATGGTTTCTATGTCCGGGTCCCGGCAGGCAAGCCGTTTTATCTCTATGTCACCCAAACCCTCGACGCGCTCGACCGCCCGGCGACCGCGCCTGCAACCGGCTCCATGCCGTCACAACCATGA
- a CDS encoding general secretion pathway protein GspB, whose amino-acid sequence MRIFVALSVLALAGCQTKPAENLPAPLPLADPAPVSDARIPATISHYTLGAYVDPENELIRHEAHKIQRVENAARWDLRPAPQSSPLVPLSEKNGAPSATSATVVTEAHFKEPVILAQDVELPHALESDMPSSAPVNPVVELEPAIMPNADGVIDLVAVALAADEEINPFAVRGVATDALREITLHIDGIVSGATPCVLVNGRTVVPGESVEGLTLIRIEPDSALFRYEAHRIRIPVTGKSTRIRLAL is encoded by the coding sequence ATGAGAATTTTCGTTGCCTTGTCTGTTCTGGCACTGGCGGGATGCCAAACCAAGCCTGCGGAGAATCTGCCTGCTCCCTTGCCGCTGGCGGATCCCGCGCCTGTCTCCGACGCGCGCATTCCAGCCACGATCAGCCACTATACGCTCGGCGCCTACGTCGATCCGGAAAACGAGCTGATCCGTCACGAGGCTCATAAAATTCAACGCGTCGAAAACGCCGCACGATGGGATCTTCGCCCGGCACCGCAATCATCGCCGCTGGTTCCACTCTCTGAAAAAAACGGGGCACCGTCGGCTACATCCGCCACGGTGGTTACGGAAGCCCATTTCAAGGAACCGGTGATTTTGGCTCAGGATGTAGAACTGCCGCACGCTTTGGAATCGGATATGCCGTCCTCGGCACCCGTTAATCCGGTTGTCGAACTCGAACCCGCAATTATGCCGAATGCAGATGGTGTGATCGATCTCGTAGCGGTCGCTCTTGCGGCCGATGAGGAGATTAATCCATTCGCGGTGCGTGGTGTCGCTACGGATGCGTTGCGGGAGATCACGCTTCATATTGACGGAATCGTGAGCGGAGCCACCCCGTGCGTGCTCGTCAACGGACGCACGGTGGTGCCAGGCGAATCGGTCGAGGGACTCACGCTTATCCGGATCGAACCGGATTCAGCCCTGTTCCGTTACGAGGCGCACCGCATCCGCATTCCCGTAACCGGAAAGTCCACGCGAATCCGCCTTGCCCTCTGA
- a CDS encoding type II secretion system F family protein produces the protein MPTYAAIFIDSQGCRRSEHFEARDRHQLKQALRAKSLWLVSAQEMKASRKLTRLTIPVRDFVPLLHQLELQLRAGVTADLALAQLAGDAPPGAIHTVLSHLCREVSQGQSIHQACRTFPRLFPLHLRAVIAAGEVSAQLPESLRALAAHLTSIDSLRRTARRALIYPAIVLTATAGLVIFLLGSVVPRFAEIFTSLHLALPLITVVLIRTSELMHVHTLALLTITIALGFAFAVAAHSPALRRRRDALLLKIPLWGDVIRHLATARFAAHGRLLHEAGVPLLDALTSGAELTGHAVLANQLLAARDAVAAGRPLYAALPKGHAFPPFMIPALKAGETTGQLGAALRHIEDYASTRARERLTTALALLEPVVMALLAAVVGAIALSFFLPLVSLLGSVNPH, from the coding sequence ATGCCTACCTACGCCGCCATTTTTATCGATTCGCAGGGATGCCGCCGTTCCGAGCATTTCGAGGCACGGGATCGACATCAGCTCAAACAAGCCTTGCGAGCGAAATCACTTTGGCTGGTTTCCGCGCAGGAGATGAAAGCCAGTCGAAAACTCACGCGACTGACGATCCCCGTGCGTGACTTCGTGCCATTGCTGCACCAACTCGAATTGCAGTTGCGGGCCGGTGTTACCGCCGATCTCGCCCTTGCCCAATTGGCTGGAGATGCTCCTCCGGGAGCGATCCACACCGTATTGAGCCACCTCTGTCGGGAGGTATCTCAAGGTCAGTCGATCCACCAGGCTTGTCGGACTTTTCCAAGGTTGTTTCCGTTGCACTTGCGGGCGGTCATCGCGGCGGGCGAGGTTTCCGCGCAACTGCCAGAATCTTTGCGCGCGCTCGCCGCGCATCTGACCAGCATTGACAGCCTCCGTCGTACCGCGCGGCGCGCACTCATCTACCCCGCGATTGTTCTGACCGCGACGGCGGGGCTTGTCATCTTCCTCTTGGGCAGCGTGGTGCCTCGGTTTGCGGAAATCTTCACATCACTCCATCTGGCGCTTCCTCTGATCACCGTCGTGCTCATCCGCACCAGTGAGCTGATGCACGTGCACACGCTGGCCTTGCTGACAATCACCATTGCATTGGGCTTTGCGTTTGCGGTGGCGGCGCACTCTCCTGCGCTGCGCCGGCGACGGGATGCGTTGTTGTTGAAAATCCCCTTATGGGGCGATGTCATTCGTCATCTGGCGACAGCACGGTTTGCCGCGCATGGCCGACTGCTGCATGAAGCTGGCGTCCCTCTTCTGGATGCCCTCACTTCTGGCGCGGAGCTGACCGGCCACGCCGTGCTCGCAAACCAACTGCTGGCGGCGCGCGACGCCGTTGCGGCAGGACGACCTCTCTATGCCGCCTTGCCCAAGGGGCATGCGTTCCCGCCTTTCATGATCCCGGCGCTGAAAGCCGGAGAAACCACCGGCCAACTTGGGGCGGCGCTTCGGCACATCGAAGATTACGCGAGCACTCGCGCGCGTGAACGGCTGACGACCGCACTCGCGCTGCTCGAACCGGTTGTGATGGCCCTGTTGGCGGCAGTGGTCGGCGCCATCGCTTTATCGTTTTTCCTGCCCCTCGTTTCGCTCCTCGGGAGTGTCAACCCCCATTGA
- a CDS encoding type II secretion system protein, protein MAKRGFSLLEIVLVLFVIGVLASVLLPSTRDMVERSQREAEARSLAELAATITQSFDATDLSLLNIAALPGTIGESDTATAFSTSTTAPYTMTASNSWFAKAGRLRGLVPVIGAAPIPSVQPELARLAFNRNGNPRLLFAGPDEPDRQRFLLLSLAGRSEQLALPTYEAGGAWFDAIWNHDWENRSAGLPGYWVSRLTGAQVSAWIQGSGGLTQVSKLCVRRIVLPKFRLTVNNNHPTEQVFVSFNNTPAAFTAAASSGASVTPEILGGRLVIIHRGSAWPGVEALRFHLRENATVTVQ, encoded by the coding sequence TTGGCGAAGCGCGGTTTTTCGCTCCTCGAAATCGTACTCGTCCTGTTTGTGATCGGCGTGCTGGCGTCCGTGTTGCTGCCTTCGACCCGGGACATGGTGGAACGCAGCCAGCGGGAGGCGGAGGCGCGTTCCTTGGCGGAACTGGCCGCCACGATTACGCAGTCCTTCGATGCGACCGATCTGTCTCTGCTGAACATCGCCGCCCTTCCTGGCACAATCGGAGAGAGCGACACCGCTACGGCCTTTTCCACTTCGACCACTGCTCCCTATACCATGACGGCTTCGAACTCATGGTTCGCCAAGGCAGGCCGATTGCGTGGACTTGTTCCGGTAATCGGCGCCGCTCCGATTCCCTCCGTCCAGCCCGAACTGGCCCGCCTTGCCTTTAATCGAAACGGGAATCCGCGTCTGCTGTTTGCCGGACCGGATGAACCAGATCGCCAGCGCTTCCTGCTCCTGAGTCTAGCCGGGCGGAGCGAACAACTGGCGCTGCCGACCTATGAAGCTGGCGGCGCTTGGTTCGATGCCATTTGGAACCATGACTGGGAAAATCGCTCCGCCGGTCTTCCCGGTTATTGGGTCAGCCGACTCACGGGTGCTCAGGTCTCGGCCTGGATTCAAGGCAGCGGCGGTTTGACCCAAGTCAGCAAACTCTGCGTTCGCCGGATTGTTCTGCCCAAGTTCCGGCTGACGGTGAACAATAACCATCCGACCGAACAGGTGTTTGTGTCCTTCAATAATACGCCCGCTGCCTTTACGGCGGCGGCCAGCAGCGGGGCGAGCGTAACGCCGGAAATCCTCGGCGGCCGGCTCGTCATTATCCATCGCGGCTCCGCCTGGCCCGGCGTTGAGGCGCTGCGCTTCCATCTCCGCGAAAACGCCACTGTAACCGTCCAATAG
- a CDS encoding InlB B-repeat-containing protein, producing MHSFFSLRRMAALILSLMGFAAHVCADEIVSFLESRNGQLNIGTYQYWFNVSSPQILRFRLEALSGTSNITISRRRPDTGVDELIFFARYGGSYGSLGDKGYREFNLQAGDHTIRLNSSITSGWIRMTEITLENPPPANQAPSIEWQEAPSSATVGQTYRISACAHDPDGNLTQVNVWKNGQPFAFAGGGNGTDGDSGNSTSDNTPSTVTFTAQAVDSAGLSSAVISHAITIDTPPNAAPTIAWGAVPAVVDSGQRYTISARATDPDGNLRTIHIWKDGGAFASTEGGNGSTSEASNQSADTGPRTVTYIARATDASGATSPTLTHTVTVEAPVPVQFSLVTSAGTGGTVSPGGLFMEGSSISVTATPDALHDFVGWSGDASGTNNPIAILMNRNRAVHALFALKSYSLVTSAIGSGIVTMGGTYPHGSIVTISATPAPNARFAGWAGDATGMVPTVVIVMDAPKLVQAVFADKQAQTISFSALADVSVGAAPFSLNAVASSGLPVYYGVSGPAMIMGNQLQVIAPGVVSVEARQDGNDFYLPALPVVRTFNVVAPAVLKYRAPNRTLLQSETNRGLVPFVIEQP from the coding sequence ATGCATTCCTTCTTTTCCCTGCGGCGTATGGCCGCGCTCATTCTCAGTTTGATGGGGTTTGCCGCCCATGTTTGTGCCGACGAAATCGTTTCATTTCTCGAATCGCGAAACGGCCAACTGAATATCGGAACCTACCAATACTGGTTCAACGTCAGCAGCCCACAAATCCTTCGCTTCCGGCTCGAAGCCCTCAGCGGCACGTCGAATATCACCATTTCTCGCCGTCGCCCTGATACCGGGGTGGATGAACTGATCTTCTTCGCCCGATATGGCGGCTCCTACGGATCGCTTGGAGACAAAGGCTATCGTGAATTTAATCTCCAGGCTGGCGACCACACGATCCGGCTCAACAGCTCAATCACGAGCGGCTGGATAAGGATGACGGAAATCACCCTCGAAAATCCCCCTCCAGCCAACCAAGCCCCGAGCATCGAATGGCAGGAAGCTCCAAGTTCTGCCACGGTGGGGCAAACTTACCGCATTTCTGCATGCGCGCACGATCCGGATGGCAACTTGACGCAAGTCAACGTGTGGAAAAATGGACAGCCTTTCGCATTTGCCGGGGGAGGCAATGGCACGGACGGCGATTCCGGTAATTCCACTTCCGACAATACTCCAAGCACGGTTACATTTACCGCCCAGGCTGTGGATAGTGCCGGGCTCTCCTCTGCGGTCATTTCCCACGCCATCACCATTGATACGCCACCGAATGCCGCCCCGACGATCGCCTGGGGGGCTGTGCCTGCGGTGGTGGATAGCGGTCAGCGCTATACCATCAGCGCACGTGCGACCGACCCGGATGGCAATTTGCGTACGATCCACATCTGGAAGGACGGCGGTGCCTTTGCCTCAACTGAAGGTGGAAACGGCTCCACGAGTGAAGCGAGTAATCAGAGTGCTGATACCGGACCACGCACCGTGACCTATATCGCCCGCGCAACGGATGCGTCCGGAGCAACCTCTCCGACCCTTACTCACACCGTTACAGTCGAAGCTCCCGTTCCGGTGCAGTTCTCACTCGTCACCTCCGCGGGCACAGGTGGCACCGTTTCGCCTGGCGGCCTTTTTATGGAAGGGAGCTCCATATCGGTCACGGCCACTCCGGATGCCCTGCATGATTTCGTCGGATGGAGTGGCGACGCGTCTGGAACGAATAATCCCATCGCGATTCTGATGAATCGCAACCGCGCCGTGCATGCGCTGTTTGCACTCAAGTCCTATTCCTTGGTGACCAGTGCCATTGGGAGCGGAATCGTTACCATGGGTGGCACTTATCCGCACGGTTCCATCGTCACGATTTCGGCCACCCCTGCGCCCAATGCGCGATTCGCCGGCTGGGCGGGCGATGCCACCGGGATGGTCCCGACCGTGGTCATTGTGATGGATGCCCCCAAGTTGGTTCAGGCTGTGTTTGCGGACAAACAGGCGCAGACCATTTCATTTTCCGCCTTGGCCGACGTCAGCGTCGGCGCGGCCCCGTTTAGCCTAAACGCCGTCGCCTCTTCCGGTCTGCCCGTGTATTATGGGGTGAGCGGACCGGCCATGATTATGGGCAACCAACTCCAAGTCATCGCTCCGGGCGTCGTTTCAGTCGAAGCGAGGCAGGATGGAAACGATTTCTACCTCCCGGCCCTGCCCGTGGTGCGGACGTTCAATGTTGTCGCGCCTGCGGTCCTCAAATACCGCGCGCCGAATCGCACGCTGCTGCAAAGCGAAACCAACCGTGGATTGGTGCCCTTCGTCATCGAGCAACCCTAA
- a CDS encoding pilus (MSHA type) biogenesis protein MshL — protein MKILLCILFVVPVSAAMLDQPVERLRFESAALPDALRSLGRATHTTILVDSDIIGKVTVEVGGGTLRDALAALTVPYDYFFEEQGTAIAVRQRKTVLYAIDYPQLTRSGFGSASITLGGMNGGYDTSQNLHAQSTYPNRSNQSMDAASDATQVSISQENPNTFWTGLETELRTMLGEKDSLVLNRFSGIAQVTAPLSRHDVIRAFIELVNHRISRQVEIEARLVEVTLRDEQKLGVDWELATSALGDLRLAASAPLAVTGVGGTVFGNSSFVANLGLGKATAIIQALKQQGDVTTVAQPRLRALNNQTAFIKVGEDRPFFRLQQSTTYQQAGTTVPYNQTQETFSISTITIGTILAVTPQVDNDGVITLDVLPAITRLQSIVTSPDGKQTAPVTEVKQASTIVRLRNGETAVIGGLISEESGSSTRAVPVLSRVPLLGLAFRSQATLRNRTELVIFLTPHLIP, from the coding sequence ATGAAAATACTTCTTTGCATCCTCTTTGTCGTGCCCGTGAGCGCCGCCATGCTTGATCAACCGGTCGAACGCTTGCGTTTCGAGTCCGCTGCTTTGCCTGATGCCTTGCGTTCTCTCGGCCGCGCCACGCACACGACGATTCTCGTCGATTCCGACATTATCGGAAAAGTCACTGTGGAGGTTGGCGGAGGCACCCTGCGCGATGCCTTGGCTGCCCTGACCGTCCCATACGATTATTTTTTCGAGGAACAAGGCACCGCCATTGCGGTGCGGCAACGCAAGACCGTCCTTTATGCCATCGATTATCCGCAACTCACCCGGTCCGGTTTTGGGAGCGCGTCGATCACGTTGGGAGGAATGAATGGCGGCTATGATACAAGCCAGAATCTGCATGCGCAGAGCACCTACCCGAATCGATCAAACCAATCAATGGATGCCGCCTCGGATGCCACACAAGTTTCCATTTCGCAGGAAAATCCCAATACATTCTGGACCGGACTGGAGACGGAGCTACGAACCATGCTTGGCGAGAAAGACAGCTTGGTGCTCAACCGCTTCAGTGGGATCGCGCAGGTCACAGCTCCGCTTTCGCGGCACGACGTGATCCGCGCGTTCATCGAACTCGTGAACCACCGCATCTCGCGCCAAGTGGAAATTGAGGCGCGCTTGGTGGAAGTCACTTTGCGCGATGAACAGAAGCTCGGCGTCGATTGGGAACTGGCCACCAGCGCGCTCGGCGACTTGCGTCTCGCTGCCAGTGCGCCTCTCGCGGTTACCGGTGTCGGAGGCACTGTGTTTGGAAACAGTTCATTTGTGGCGAATCTCGGCCTCGGTAAAGCCACCGCGATTATTCAGGCCCTCAAACAACAGGGCGATGTCACTACCGTCGCGCAACCGCGACTGCGAGCGCTCAACAACCAGACCGCCTTTATCAAGGTGGGCGAAGACCGGCCGTTTTTTCGTCTCCAACAATCCACTACTTACCAGCAGGCAGGCACGACGGTGCCGTATAATCAGACCCAGGAGACGTTTTCCATCTCCACAATCACGATCGGCACCATCCTCGCGGTCACACCCCAAGTGGATAACGACGGCGTCATCACACTGGACGTGCTGCCGGCCATCACGCGGCTGCAATCCATCGTGACCAGTCCGGACGGTAAGCAGACCGCCCCGGTCACCGAGGTCAAACAAGCCTCAACCATTGTGCGGCTCCGCAATGGCGAAACCGCCGTCATCGGCGGACTCATCTCCGAGGAAAGCGGCTCCAGCACACGCGCGGTGCCGGTACTGAGCCGCGTACCGCTCCTTGGCCTCGCCTTCCGCAGCCAAGCTACCCTGCGCAACCGCACCGAACTCGTGATCTTTCTCACCCCGCACTTGATCCCGTGA